The following proteins are encoded in a genomic region of Phaeodactylum tricornutum CCAP 1055/1 chromosome 1, whole genome shotgun sequence:
- the Lhcr4 gene encoding protein fucoxanthin chlorophyll a/c protein, producing the protein MKTAVLASFLASAAAFAPASNNGRSATMLFEDAAAAEPEAKYVASESLPFMEYPPNLKGYVGDAGFDPFRFSDFLPMDFLREAELKHGRICMMATAGFAAVDLGLRVYPLPEGYEGLTSVTAHDALVKQGGMGQMLLWFSFLEIFDTVAVIQMLNGSGRRPGDFGFDPAGFLKNADAKKEEDMMLKELTNGRLAMLAFSGMVTQAVLTQGPFPYV; encoded by the exons ATGAAGACCGCTGTCCTCGCTTCTTTCCTCGCTTCGGCTGCTGCCTTTGCTCCGGCCTCCAACAATG GTCGTTCGGCTACCATGCTTTTCGAAGATGCTGCTGCCGCCGAACCGGAAGCCAAGTATGTCGCCAGTGAGTCTCTTCCGTTCATGGAATACCCTCCCAACCTCAAAGGATACGTCGGTGACGCCGGATTCGATCCCTTCCGTTTCTCTGATTTTCTCCCTATGGATTTCCTCCGTGAGGCCGAGCTCAAGCACGGACGTATCTGTATGATGGCCACCGCTGGGTTCGCGGCAGTCGATCTAGGTCTTCGGGTTTACCCGCTCCCGGAAGGATACGAAGGCCTCACATCGGTCACTGCTCACGATGCGCTCGTCAAGCAGGGTGGTATGGGTCAGATGCTTCTCTGGTTTTCCTTCCTTGAGATCTTTGACACAGTGGCCGTCATTCAGATGCTCAACGGATCCGGCCGCCGACCTGGCGATTTTGGATTTGACCCCGCCGGGTTCCTCAAGAATGCCGAtgccaagaaggaagaggaTATGATGCTGAAGGAACTCACCAACGGACGTCTTGCTATGTTGGCCTTTAGTGGTATGGTCACACAGGCGGTGTTGACCCAGGGTCCTTTCCCCTACGTCTAA
- a CDS encoding predicted protein encodes SRNTLLRAHRQIIRLRTMDTILMNAQRQGRISFYMTCTGEEAIHIGAASALNIGDPILAQYREQGLIMWRGFTLDQFTDQCFSNEADMGKGRQMPIHYGSRALNYHTISSPLGTQLPQAVGVAYRLKLNGNRNVSVALFGDGCASTPDFHSALNFAAVLKSPTLFICRNNGYAISTSVEDQYAGDGIICRAPGYGMAGIRVDGNDIFAVHAAVREAKQYALERHAPVLIECMTYRQGHHSTSDDSSRYRSSEEVEAFAEICDPLTRLENFLTQHEWLNEEKAKEIRDEEKQAVIKAMNQAERKPRPKLDYMFTDVYHDMPPHLVEQQTQLHDHLSKYPNEY; translated from the coding sequence TCCAGAAATACGCTGTTGCGAGCACACCGTCAGATTATTCGTCTACGCACGATGGACACTATCCTCATGAATGCACAACGTCAAGGTCGTATTTCCTTTTATATGACATGTACAGGGGAAGAAGCCATTCATATAGGCGCAGCGTCGGCTTTGAACATAGGAGATCCTATTCTAGCTCAGTACCGCGAACAAGGTCTAATCATGTGGCGTGGTTTTACCCTTGACCAGTTTACAGATCAGTGCTTTTCTAACGAAGCCGATATGGGCAAAGGGCGCCAAATGCCAATTCACTATGGCTCAAGAGCTTTAAATTATCATACAATTTCGAGTCCTTTGGGGACACAACTTCCTCAGGCAGTCGGAGTGGCCTATCGTCTCAAACTTAATGGCAATCGAAATGTTTCGGTTGCTTTGTTTGGCGACGGTTGTGCATCGACCCCGGATTTTCACTCTGCCTTAAATTTCGCAGCTGTCCTCAAGTCACCGACTTTATTTATTTGCCGCAACAACGGCTACGCCATTTCAACATCGGTCGAGGACCAGTACGCAGGTGACGGCATAATTTGCCGAGCTCCAGGTTACGGCATGGCAGGCATTCGTGTCGACGGGAACGATATTTTCGCCGTACACGCAGCGGTCCGAGAAGCCAAGCAATATGCGTTGGAACGCCACGCACCCGTTTTAATCGAGTGTATGACCTACCGGCAGGGACACCATAGTACGTCCGACGACTCATCGCGATATCGCAGCTCAGAAGAAGTTGAAGCATTTGCCGAAATCTGTGATCCGTTGACACGATTAGAGAACTTTTTGACCCAACATGAGTGGCTGAATgaagaaaaggccaaggaaattcgagacgaagaaaagcaagcCGTCATTAAAGCCATGAATCAAGCCGAAAGAAAGCCAAGACCAAAGTTGGACTACATGTTCACCGACGTGTACCACGACATGCCGCCACATCTTGTGGAGCAACAGACGCAGCTTCACGATCATCTCTCCAAATATCCAAACGAATATTGA